One part of the Haloprofundus halobius genome encodes these proteins:
- a CDS encoding aldehyde dehydrogenase family protein codes for MTETNENYVDGEWVASETGETIDVTNPANPSEVVASYQQSSADDAAEAVDAAVAAAEEWRTTPGPERGSILREAGTLLGQRKEELTDLLVAEEGKARAEAAGEVQRAIDIFHYFSVKAADLGGTVKGPSSRNTNLYTRQEPVGVAALITPWNYPIAIPAWKLAPALAAGNTVVLKPASLAPGVVVEIARALDDAGLPDGVLNVVTGPGSSVGNEFIENEGTDAVSFTGSSQVGEMVYEQATDAGKRVQTELGGKNPTVVAASADPSEAADIVATGGFGTTGQSCTACSRAIVHEDVYDEFVAELVDRAESIDIGPGNDHEMGPQVSQSELESTLEYVDIAQDEGATLAAGGGVPEGDDVEEGYFVEPTVFTDVDPEMRIACDEVFGPVVAVMKVSDFDEGLDVANGVEYGLSASVVTDDHTEANRFVDEAEAGVVKVNEKTTGLELHVPFGGFKRSSSETWREQGDAGLDFYTIEKTVYDNY; via the coding sequence ATGACGGAGACTAACGAGAACTACGTCGACGGAGAGTGGGTCGCCTCCGAGACCGGCGAGACTATCGACGTGACGAACCCTGCGAATCCGAGCGAAGTCGTGGCGAGTTACCAGCAATCCAGCGCCGACGACGCGGCCGAGGCCGTCGACGCCGCGGTGGCCGCCGCCGAGGAGTGGCGGACCACTCCTGGCCCCGAGCGCGGGAGCATCCTCCGCGAGGCCGGGACGCTTCTCGGCCAGCGCAAAGAGGAACTGACCGACCTGCTCGTCGCCGAGGAGGGGAAGGCGCGCGCGGAGGCCGCCGGCGAGGTACAGCGCGCCATCGACATCTTCCACTACTTTTCGGTCAAGGCGGCGGACCTCGGCGGCACCGTCAAAGGTCCGAGCAGCCGGAACACGAACCTCTACACCCGACAGGAACCGGTCGGCGTCGCGGCGCTGATTACGCCGTGGAACTACCCCATCGCCATCCCGGCGTGGAAACTCGCTCCGGCACTAGCGGCGGGCAACACCGTCGTTCTCAAGCCCGCGTCGCTGGCTCCGGGGGTCGTCGTCGAGATCGCGCGAGCACTCGACGACGCGGGACTGCCCGACGGCGTCCTCAACGTCGTGACCGGTCCCGGCAGTTCGGTCGGCAACGAGTTCATCGAGAACGAGGGCACCGACGCCGTCTCCTTCACCGGCAGCAGTCAGGTCGGCGAGATGGTGTACGAGCAGGCCACCGACGCCGGCAAGCGCGTCCAGACCGAGCTCGGCGGCAAGAATCCGACGGTCGTCGCCGCCTCGGCGGACCCCTCGGAGGCCGCCGACATCGTCGCGACCGGCGGATTCGGCACCACCGGGCAGTCCTGCACCGCCTGCTCGCGCGCCATCGTCCACGAGGACGTCTACGACGAGTTCGTCGCCGAACTGGTCGACCGCGCGGAGTCAATCGACATCGGTCCCGGAAACGACCACGAGATGGGGCCGCAGGTCAGCCAGAGCGAACTGGAGTCGACGCTCGAATACGTCGACATCGCCCAAGACGAGGGGGCGACGCTCGCGGCGGGCGGCGGCGTCCCCGAGGGCGACGACGTCGAGGAGGGGTACTTCGTCGAACCGACCGTCTTCACCGACGTCGACCCGGAGATGCGCATTGCGTGCGACGAGGTGTTCGGCCCCGTCGTCGCCGTCATGAAGGTAAGCGACTTCGACGAGGGGCTCGACGTCGCCAACGGCGTCGAGTACGGCCTCTCGGCGAGCGTCGTCACCGACGACCACACCGAGGCCAACCGCTTCGTCGACGAGGCCGAGGCGGGCGTCGTGAAGGTCAACGAGAAGACGACCGGCCTCGAACTGCACGTCCCCTTCGGCGGGTTCAAACGGTCGTCCTCCGAGACGTGGCGCGAGCAGGGCGACGCCGGTCTCGACTTCTACACCATCGAGAAGACCGTCTACGACAACTACTGA
- the gfo6 gene encoding D-xylose 1-dehydrogenase Gfo6: protein MSVDDYLRSVRERDWEELESGTLRLAMVGLGWWTREQAIPAVEASRFCETTALVSSSGDRAAELAAELPNAETAMTYDEFADGEATEAYDAVYICTPNARHLTHARTAAEHGKAILCEKPMEATVERAEALVDAAADVPLMVAYRMQTDPQVRRMRELVEDGAVGDPVAVHGHMSQQLLDVVSGDPDQWRLDPELAGYGATVMDLGIYPLNTARFVLDADPVSVTAQMHSEDEAFRDVPDQYATFTLRFDDGTYAACTSSQHGHLSGHLRVVGTEGELLLEHTFLGQATQRLVYRTLEGREAVIDDGRRDLFGDEMTEEFDYFADRVLRGEPLGPDGEHGLVDMRALAAIYEAAETGEEVSVQ, encoded by the coding sequence ATGTCAGTCGATGACTACCTACGCAGCGTCCGAGAGCGCGACTGGGAGGAACTGGAGTCGGGGACGCTCCGCCTCGCGATGGTCGGTCTCGGATGGTGGACGCGCGAGCAGGCGATACCCGCCGTCGAGGCGTCGAGATTCTGTGAGACGACGGCGCTCGTCAGTAGTTCCGGTGACCGCGCCGCGGAGTTAGCGGCGGAACTACCGAACGCCGAGACGGCGATGACGTACGACGAGTTCGCCGACGGCGAGGCGACCGAGGCGTACGACGCCGTCTACATCTGCACGCCCAACGCACGCCATCTCACGCACGCGCGAACGGCCGCCGAACACGGGAAGGCGATTCTCTGCGAGAAGCCGATGGAGGCGACGGTCGAACGCGCCGAAGCGCTCGTCGACGCCGCTGCGGACGTGCCGCTGATGGTCGCTTACCGCATGCAGACCGACCCGCAGGTGCGTCGCATGCGCGAACTCGTCGAAGACGGCGCCGTCGGCGACCCGGTGGCCGTCCACGGACACATGAGCCAGCAACTGCTCGACGTCGTCTCGGGGGACCCCGACCAGTGGCGTCTCGACCCCGAACTCGCCGGCTACGGCGCGACGGTGATGGACCTCGGCATCTATCCGCTCAACACCGCGCGGTTCGTCCTCGACGCCGACCCGGTGAGCGTGACCGCGCAGATGCACTCCGAGGACGAGGCGTTCCGGGACGTCCCCGACCAGTACGCGACGTTCACGCTCCGGTTCGACGACGGGACGTACGCCGCCTGCACGTCCAGCCAGCACGGACACCTCTCCGGACATCTCCGCGTCGTCGGCACCGAGGGCGAACTCTTGCTCGAACACACGTTCCTCGGGCAGGCCACCCAACGGCTCGTCTACCGGACGCTCGAGGGGCGCGAGGCGGTGATAGACGACGGCCGCCGCGACCTGTTCGGCGACGAGATGACCGAGGAGTTCGACTACTTCGCCGACCGCGTCCTGCGCGGGGAACCGCTCGGTCCGGACGGCGAGCACGGACTCGTCGACATGCGCGCGCTCGCGGCCATCTACGAGGCCGCCGAGACAGGGGAAGAAGTGTCGGTCCAGTAG
- a CDS encoding SDR family NAD(P)-dependent oxidoreductase, which yields MVGHTEYDFSGESAIVTGSTSGIGRGIARSLIEANANVVVNSRTEKDVRETASSLDELGTGNAIGITADMSDPSAIDDLVENAIQEFGEIDLLVNNAAIWPMEGEMIEANLDNWDTTMDVNVRAQFYASKLVATHMRDEGIEGSIVNVTSQTGDRRTGNRGIYGVSNSSVNGLTWRMAGELAEHGIRMNAVSTDLADTRQVRLEAHQEGEASGRTEEEVLDEWASDLPLGRMGEPSDLADAVLFLASDRAEYVVGTILRVAGGGNLQ from the coding sequence ATGGTCGGACACACAGAGTATGACTTCAGTGGAGAATCCGCCATTGTGACAGGTTCTACATCTGGCATCGGACGAGGGATTGCACGATCACTCATAGAAGCGAACGCGAATGTAGTAGTGAACTCCAGAACCGAGAAGGATGTTCGAGAAACTGCGTCTAGCCTCGACGAGCTCGGTACCGGCAACGCTATCGGTATCACAGCAGACATGAGCGACCCATCAGCTATCGACGATCTCGTCGAGAACGCGATACAGGAGTTCGGAGAGATTGATTTACTTGTGAACAACGCGGCAATCTGGCCCATGGAAGGAGAGATGATCGAAGCAAATCTTGACAACTGGGACACCACGATGGATGTGAACGTGCGCGCTCAGTTCTACGCCTCGAAGCTCGTTGCGACGCACATGAGAGACGAAGGGATCGAAGGATCCATCGTCAATGTGACGAGCCAGACTGGCGACCGACGCACCGGAAACCGGGGGATCTACGGGGTGTCGAACTCGTCAGTAAACGGACTCACCTGGCGAATGGCCGGTGAACTCGCCGAACATGGTATCCGGATGAACGCCGTGTCGACTGATTTGGCTGACACCCGACAAGTCAGGTTAGAGGCACACCAAGAGGGAGAAGCGAGCGGTCGGACAGAAGAGGAAGTTCTCGACGAGTGGGCGAGCGACCTGCCCCTCGGACGGATGGGGGAACCATCAGATCTGGCCGACGCAGTACTGTTTCTCGCTAGCGACCGCGCTGAATACGTCGTCGGGACAATACTGCGGGTCGCAGGTGGGGGGAATCTCCAGTGA
- a CDS encoding glycoside hydrolase family 3 N-terminal domain-containing protein, with translation MQTGSGSGGHERSVTRRVDELLERMTLEEKAAQLGSVNAEELLDEDGALDESAVEEHLSSGIGHLTRIGGEGSLPPRQAAERTNELQSYLREETRLGVPAIPHEECLSGYMGPKGTTFPQMIGMASTWSPELLEEVTGTIRSQLEAIGTTHALSPVLDVARDLRWGRVEETFGEDPYLIAAMACGYVGGLQGDGDGISATLKHFVGHGAGEGGKNRSSVNVGRRELRETHLFPFEAAVRTASADSVMNAYHDVDGVPCASDEWLLTDVLRGEWGFDGTVVSDYYSVEYLRSEHGVAADEREAGVAAVEAGIDVELPYTDCYGEHLVEAVEEGVLAEATLDRAVGRVLRAKAEGGLLDDSTVDADAADEPFGTDEARELTTRAARESMTLLKNEGDLLPLVGDETDSVAVVGPKADDAQELMGDYAYPAHYPEVEVEIEATTPLDAVRTRGEESGFDVLYERGCTTTGPETDGFDAATTAAADADVAVAFVGARSAVDFSDSDRERVNMPSVATSGEGRDVVDLGLPGVQQELVETLYATETPLVVVVVSGKPHSIEWIVEEVPAVVQSWLPGERGGEGIAAVLFGDHNPGGHLPVSIPRTVGQLPVHYNRKPNTANEEYVYTESDPLYPFGHGLSYTEFEYGNLSLSTDELPPAGTITATVTVENTGDRAGDDVVQLYVSAENPDQARPVQELVGFERVSLDSGESNRVSFEVAASQLAYYDRDFDLTVEEGPYEFRVGHSAADVVSTARFEVPESKEVPSTGRTYFTETTVSDAD, from the coding sequence ATGCAGACAGGTTCAGGCAGCGGAGGTCACGAGCGCTCGGTCACGCGACGCGTAGACGAACTCCTCGAACGGATGACGCTGGAGGAGAAGGCGGCCCAACTCGGATCGGTGAACGCCGAGGAACTGCTCGACGAGGACGGCGCCCTCGACGAGTCGGCCGTCGAAGAACACCTCTCGTCGGGAATCGGCCACCTCACCAGAATCGGCGGCGAGGGGAGCCTCCCGCCGCGGCAGGCGGCCGAACGCACGAACGAACTCCAGTCGTATCTCCGTGAGGAGACGCGTCTCGGCGTTCCGGCGATTCCGCACGAGGAGTGTCTCAGCGGGTACATGGGCCCCAAGGGGACGACGTTCCCCCAGATGATCGGGATGGCGAGCACCTGGTCGCCGGAACTCCTCGAAGAAGTCACTGGCACGATTCGCTCCCAACTGGAGGCTATCGGCACGACGCATGCGCTCTCGCCCGTTCTCGACGTCGCGCGCGACCTCCGCTGGGGCCGCGTCGAGGAGACGTTCGGCGAGGATCCCTATCTCATCGCGGCGATGGCCTGCGGCTACGTCGGCGGCTTGCAGGGTGACGGCGACGGCATCTCCGCGACACTCAAACACTTCGTCGGCCACGGCGCCGGCGAGGGCGGGAAGAACCGCAGTTCGGTCAACGTCGGACGACGTGAACTCCGCGAGACGCATCTGTTCCCGTTCGAGGCGGCCGTCCGAACGGCGAGCGCCGACTCCGTGATGAACGCCTACCACGACGTCGACGGCGTCCCCTGCGCCAGCGACGAGTGGCTGCTCACCGACGTCCTCCGCGGCGAGTGGGGGTTCGACGGAACGGTCGTTTCCGACTACTACAGCGTCGAGTACCTCCGGAGCGAACACGGCGTCGCCGCCGACGAACGGGAAGCGGGCGTCGCCGCCGTCGAGGCGGGGATCGACGTGGAATTGCCGTACACCGACTGTTACGGCGAACATCTCGTCGAGGCCGTCGAGGAGGGCGTGTTGGCCGAAGCGACGCTGGATCGGGCAGTAGGGCGCGTGCTCCGCGCGAAAGCCGAGGGCGGTCTCCTCGACGACTCGACCGTCGACGCCGACGCGGCGGACGAACCGTTCGGTACCGACGAGGCACGCGAACTCACGACGCGCGCGGCCCGCGAGTCGATGACGCTCCTGAAGAACGAAGGCGACCTGCTCCCGCTCGTCGGCGACGAAACCGACTCCGTCGCCGTCGTCGGCCCGAAGGCGGACGACGCACAGGAGCTCATGGGCGACTACGCGTACCCCGCCCACTACCCCGAGGTGGAGGTCGAGATCGAGGCCACGACGCCGCTGGACGCCGTCCGCACGCGAGGAGAGGAGTCCGGGTTCGACGTCTTGTACGAACGGGGTTGCACGACTACCGGTCCCGAGACGGACGGATTCGACGCGGCGACGACGGCAGCCGCCGACGCCGACGTGGCAGTCGCGTTCGTCGGTGCGCGCTCCGCCGTCGATTTTTCCGACTCCGACCGAGAGCGCGTCAACATGCCGAGCGTTGCCACCAGCGGCGAAGGCCGCGACGTGGTCGACCTAGGGCTCCCCGGCGTCCAGCAGGAACTCGTCGAGACGCTATACGCGACGGAGACGCCGCTCGTCGTTGTCGTCGTGAGCGGCAAACCCCACTCCATCGAGTGGATCGTGGAGGAAGTGCCCGCTGTCGTACAGTCGTGGCTCCCCGGCGAGCGGGGCGGCGAGGGTATCGCGGCGGTCCTGTTCGGCGACCACAACCCCGGCGGCCACCTCCCCGTCTCCATCCCGCGCACCGTCGGCCAACTGCCGGTCCACTACAACCGGAAACCAAATACTGCGAACGAGGAGTACGTCTACACCGAGAGCGACCCACTCTACCCGTTCGGCCACGGTCTGAGCTACACCGAGTTCGAGTACGGCAACCTCTCGCTGTCGACGGATGAACTGCCGCCCGCCGGAACGATTACCGCGACGGTGACGGTCGAAAACACCGGCGACCGTGCGGGCGACGACGTCGTACAACTCTACGTCAGCGCGGAGAACCCCGATCAGGCCCGTCCAGTTCAGGAACTCGTCGGCTTCGAGCGCGTCTCGCTCGACAGCGGCGAGTCGAATCGTGTTAGTTTCGAGGTCGCCGCTTCGCAACTCGCCTACTACGACCGAGACTTCGACCTTACCGTGGAGGAGGGACCCTACGAGTTCCGCGTCGGCCACTCCGCCGCCGATGTCGTCTCGACTGCACGGTTCGAGGTGCCCGAGTCCAAAGAAGTGCCGTCGACCGGTCGGACGTACTTCACCGAGACGACGGTCTCGGACGCCGACTGA
- a CDS encoding L-rhamnose mutarotase, which produces MTENQDLEQVAILQRIKPEMTDEYIEAHDNVPESVIDAMVEGGVYEYRLFLRDEIAVGIIEVEDMEQFQERYESDPENEEWESHVEQFKTEGIDPDNMEMPVMEEIWSLSDDL; this is translated from the coding sequence GTGACTGAGAATCAAGATCTCGAACAGGTGGCGATATTACAGCGTATCAAACCGGAGATGACCGACGAGTACATCGAAGCCCACGACAACGTCCCTGAGTCGGTCATTGATGCTATGGTTGAGGGGGGTGTCTACGAATACCGACTCTTCCTTCGCGACGAGATAGCGGTCGGTATCATTGAGGTTGAGGACATGGAACAGTTTCAGGAGCGCTACGAGAGCGACCCCGAAAATGAGGAGTGGGAATCTCATGTGGAGCAGTTCAAAACGGAAGGGATCGATCCAGACAATATGGAGATGCCGGTCATGGAAGAAATCTGGTCGTTGAGCGACGATCTCTAA
- a CDS encoding IclR family transcriptional regulator, with the protein MDGQDVSNDGRSSLSVMERTFEIVEHLTAVEETGVTELANQLNIPKTTAHSYLKTLENTGYAINQDGRYRLSLRILLHGGQLRHSFSLFQTGRAEVDRLARETGEAVNLGVHEDGERVIIYGSEGENAIWDDVPVGSRTPLNLTAMGKAMLAFRSDEFVEDFVEEHGLAKTTKHSITDQGKLFEDLEATRQREYSIESEEHIVGVRAFGVPVRKNTGEVIGAMSVAGPNSRLASRDTEEKLVERLKEAVNIVELQHEQR; encoded by the coding sequence ATGGATGGCCAAGACGTTTCAAATGATGGCCGCAGTTCGCTTAGTGTCATGGAGAGGACGTTTGAAATAGTGGAACACCTAACAGCCGTGGAAGAAACGGGTGTTACTGAATTGGCCAATCAACTGAATATCCCAAAGACAACAGCGCACTCGTATTTAAAAACACTTGAGAACACGGGCTACGCGATCAATCAAGACGGCAGGTATCGATTGTCACTTCGTATTCTCCTCCACGGGGGCCAACTGCGACACTCATTCTCGCTCTTTCAGACGGGACGAGCTGAAGTTGACCGGCTCGCCCGGGAAACTGGCGAAGCCGTCAATTTGGGTGTTCACGAGGACGGCGAACGGGTCATCATTTACGGCTCCGAGGGAGAGAACGCCATCTGGGATGATGTCCCAGTAGGGTCTCGGACGCCACTCAACCTCACCGCAATGGGGAAAGCGATGTTGGCGTTTCGTTCAGATGAGTTCGTGGAGGATTTCGTCGAGGAACATGGCCTTGCGAAAACGACGAAACATTCAATTACCGATCAAGGCAAACTATTTGAAGATCTCGAAGCGACTCGGCAGCGAGAGTACTCTATCGAGAGCGAAGAACATATCGTCGGTGTGCGAGCGTTTGGAGTCCCAGTCCGAAAAAACACCGGTGAGGTCATCGGTGCGATGTCGGTTGCGGGCCCAAACTCCCGATTGGCCTCCCGTGATACCGAGGAGAAACTGGTGGAGAGACTCAAAGAGGCCGTTAATATCGTCGAACTCCAGCATGAACAGCGTTGA
- a CDS encoding fumarylacetoacetate hydrolase family protein, which produces MRYYRLPGGEHRSLSESLVVIDDEDDAYDLTTASEDLSSFTDLARAANASGRSVDAIARDRIPDAERRDLGDVEENALLPVVPDEVWAAGVTYRISEEARKAESGKPEVYIDVYERDRPELFLKATPSRTVGPRESIGVRGDSEWDVPEPELGVVLHRGDVVGYTIGNDVSSRDIEGDNPLYLPQAKVYDRCCSLGPCVATEAVVEDPHDLTMSLAIERDGEVVYEGSTSTSEMATSCETLVDYLGRHNTLPETLVLLTGTALVPPESFTLEEGDRVSIDIDHIGRLVNDTVVV; this is translated from the coding sequence ATGCGTTACTACCGACTCCCCGGCGGAGAGCATAGATCACTCTCCGAATCGTTGGTTGTCATCGACGACGAAGACGACGCGTACGACCTGACGACGGCCTCCGAAGATCTGAGCTCCTTCACCGATCTTGCCCGCGCGGCGAACGCGAGCGGCCGGTCGGTCGACGCCATCGCCCGCGACCGAATCCCGGACGCGGAGCGCCGAGATCTCGGCGACGTCGAGGAGAACGCGCTCTTACCGGTCGTCCCGGACGAAGTCTGGGCGGCGGGCGTCACCTACCGAATCAGCGAAGAGGCCCGCAAGGCCGAGAGCGGGAAGCCCGAGGTGTACATCGACGTGTACGAACGCGACCGACCGGAACTGTTCCTGAAGGCGACGCCGTCGCGGACGGTCGGTCCGCGCGAGTCGATCGGCGTGCGCGGCGACTCCGAGTGGGACGTCCCCGAACCCGAACTGGGCGTCGTGCTCCACCGCGGCGATGTCGTCGGCTACACCATCGGCAACGACGTCTCCAGTCGTGACATCGAAGGCGACAATCCGCTTTATCTCCCGCAGGCGAAGGTGTACGACCGCTGCTGCTCGCTCGGTCCCTGCGTGGCGACCGAAGCCGTCGTCGAGGATCCCCACGACCTCACGATGTCGCTCGCTATCGAACGCGACGGGGAGGTCGTCTACGAGGGGTCGACGTCAACCAGCGAGATGGCGACCTCCTGCGAGACCCTCGTCGACTACCTCGGCCGGCACAACACCCTCCCGGAGACGCTCGTCTTGCTGACGGGGACGGCGCTCGTCCCACCCGAGTCGTTTACGCTCGAAGAAGGAGACCGCGTCTCCATCGACATCGATCACATCGGTCGACTCGTCAACGACACCGTCGTTGTCTGA
- a CDS encoding amidohydrolase family protein yields the protein MTVVDAHTHVWGPDTDDYPWQAEVLPPEWEGPYTHTDLISDMDAAGIEEAVIVTTPLYGRGTEANDYTQAAIEAYPNRFYGVGLMDFFPEDPAEAAASLRRLVSLDRMVGVRIHAALEYAESPTTLDRHGDWFLDDRLNPVFEAAATEDVAIFVFPKAQQLTDVATVIRENPGVQFVIDHMAWPDETTNPHKRPWTAFKELAEYTNVSVKVSSLPRSSKEDWPYRDLWDYVRNLVDWYGAERLMLGSDYPWMDSWATYEECLSWVDEAGFLSDRDRRYLRGKTFTSIHR from the coding sequence GTGACCGTCGTCGACGCACACACGCACGTCTGGGGCCCAGACACGGACGACTACCCTTGGCAAGCAGAAGTTCTTCCGCCCGAGTGGGAGGGGCCATACACCCATACGGACCTGATATCTGATATGGATGCTGCAGGTATAGAAGAGGCAGTAATAGTCACGACACCGTTGTACGGCCGGGGAACTGAGGCGAACGATTACACCCAGGCGGCTATCGAAGCTTATCCCAACCGGTTCTACGGTGTCGGACTGATGGACTTCTTCCCGGAGGATCCGGCCGAAGCCGCCGCATCTCTCCGTCGCTTAGTATCGCTGGATCGGATGGTCGGCGTGCGGATACACGCCGCGCTTGAGTACGCGGAGTCACCGACAACGCTAGACCGTCACGGAGATTGGTTCCTCGACGACCGTCTCAATCCCGTATTCGAGGCCGCCGCCACCGAGGATGTCGCCATATTCGTCTTTCCGAAGGCACAGCAACTCACAGACGTGGCGACGGTGATCCGCGAGAATCCCGGCGTCCAGTTCGTCATCGATCACATGGCGTGGCCCGACGAGACAACCAACCCACACAAGCGGCCATGGACTGCATTCAAGGAACTCGCCGAGTACACCAACGTCTCGGTCAAGGTAAGCTCCTTACCACGCTCTAGTAAGGAAGACTGGCCGTACCGCGACCTATGGGACTACGTCCGGAATCTCGTCGATTGGTACGGTGCTGAGCGCTTGATGCTCGGTTCTGATTACCCCTGGATGGACAGCTGGGCGACGTACGAGGAGTGTCTATCCTGGGTTGACGAGGCAGGGTTTCTTTCAGATCGCGATCGGCGCTACCTCCGCGGAAAGACGTTCACCTCGATACACAGGTGA
- a CDS encoding mandelate racemase/muconate lactonizing enzyme family protein: MVDYAKLHDPNAEYTMRDLSAETMGLTNSRGGVRDAEITDVQTTMVDGNYPWILVRVYTDAGVVGTGESYWGGGDTAIIERMKPFLVGENPLDIDRLYEHLVQKMSGEGSVSGKVISAISGIEIALHDVAGKLLDVPAYQLVGGKYRDEVRIYCDLHTENEADPQACAEEGVRVVEELGYDAIKFDLDVPSGHEKDRANRHLRGPEIDHKVEIVEAVTEAVGDRADVAFDCHWSFTGGSAKRLAVALEEYDVWWLEDPVPPENHEVQKKVTDFTTTPIAVGENVYRKFGQRTLLQPQAVDIIAPDLPRVGGMRETRKIADLADMYYIPVAMHNVSSPIGTMASAQVGAAIPNSLAVEYHSYELGWWEDLVEEDGLIEEGRMEIPEKPGLGLTLDLDAVEAHMVEGEELFDEA; encoded by the coding sequence ATGGTTGACTACGCGAAGCTCCACGACCCGAACGCGGAGTACACGATGCGGGACCTCTCCGCGGAGACGATGGGCCTGACGAACAGTCGCGGCGGCGTCAGAGACGCGGAGATCACCGACGTCCAGACGACGATGGTCGACGGGAACTACCCGTGGATTCTCGTCCGCGTCTACACCGATGCCGGCGTCGTCGGCACCGGCGAGTCCTACTGGGGCGGCGGCGACACGGCCATCATCGAACGGATGAAGCCGTTCCTCGTCGGCGAGAACCCCCTCGACATCGACCGCCTGTACGAACATCTCGTCCAGAAGATGTCCGGCGAGGGCTCGGTCTCCGGGAAAGTTATCTCCGCGATCTCCGGCATCGAGATCGCGTTGCACGACGTCGCCGGAAAACTCCTCGACGTCCCGGCGTACCAGCTCGTCGGTGGCAAGTACCGCGACGAGGTGCGCATCTACTGCGACCTCCACACCGAGAACGAGGCCGACCCGCAGGCCTGCGCCGAGGAGGGCGTTCGCGTCGTCGAGGAACTCGGCTACGACGCCATCAAGTTCGACCTCGACGTCCCCTCGGGCCACGAGAAAGACCGCGCGAACCGCCACCTCCGGGGTCCCGAGATAGACCACAAAGTCGAGATCGTCGAAGCCGTCACCGAGGCCGTCGGCGACCGCGCGGACGTCGCCTTCGACTGCCACTGGTCGTTCACCGGCGGGAGCGCGAAACGCCTCGCCGTCGCTCTCGAAGAGTACGACGTGTGGTGGCTCGAAGACCCCGTGCCGCCGGAGAACCACGAGGTACAGAAGAAGGTGACCGACTTCACGACGACGCCGATCGCCGTCGGGGAGAACGTCTACCGGAAGTTCGGTCAGCGTACCCTGCTCCAGCCGCAGGCGGTCGACATCATCGCGCCGGACCTGCCGCGCGTCGGCGGGATGCGCGAGACGCGTAAGATAGCCGATCTCGCGGATATGTACTACATCCCCGTGGCGATGCACAACGTCTCCTCGCCCATCGGGACGATGGCTTCGGCGCAGGTCGGCGCGGCCATCCCGAACTCGCTGGCCGTGGAGTACCACTCCTACGAACTCGGCTGGTGGGAGGACCTCGTCGAGGAGGACGGCCTCATCGAAGAGGGTCGCATGGAGATTCCCGAGAAACCCGGCCTCGGGTTGACGCTCGACTTGGACGCCGTCGAGGCGCACATGGTCGAGGGCGAGGAGCTGTTTGACGAAGCCTGA